The following nucleotide sequence is from Elusimicrobiota bacterium.
GGCATGAGCGCTGATGAGTACAAAGGACGAATCGAAGAAATCATGGGAGGAGCCGGATTCGAGCGGAAAGGAGACGGGTTTGTCGCGCTCGAAAAAGGAAAAGTTGGTCCGGCAAACGCGGGAGGACTTGAAGGAAGCGGGAGATCTGTGGAAAAAGACAGCGGAGGTTTACGACCAGATAGCGGAAATCGAAAAGAAGGACATCGAATATCTGGACAGCGCGATAGCGCGGCTGGACGCCCAGGACAAGAGGTTAGCCCAGATGTCGAAAGAGCTGCAAGAATCCGGAAGACAAGCCGACTTGAGAGCCAAGCAAGCCGACTCCTTGATAGCAAGATTCAAAGCGTTGGAGACACGAACGGCGTGCTTAGACAAGAGCTCGCCGAGCTACGAGCAGGAAAAGCAGATGTTATCAGCGGAGCACAAGAAGCTGGTCGCGGAGCTCGAAGCGCTCGAACAAAGCTCAGCTGGCGGGAGCGAGAGTTAGCGTATGTGGAAACCCGCACGCGGGTTGTGGCGAATCTTGAAGCCGCGGGGGCGGTGCGTGTGGAGGTGTCGGTGGATTTCGGGAAAGAAGGGATCGCGTTAGGGGAAGTTTTGCCTGCATTACGGCAAGAAGTCAAGGCCGCGGGGGTTTCGTATGGGAATAAGGCGAGCCTTGATCCCTTCATGGCGCACAGCGGCGTATTAAAGCCGGCGAAAGGGGCGGTTAAATCTTCAACCGCGGAACTGGGGGAAGAGGCGGGGGAGATCCTTATTTACAGCGCGCGCAGGTCGTTGGACGACGCCAACAACTACCGCGCGGTTAACCGCGCGAAACTTTGGAAGAATGCGGAAAACAATCGATTCTACGCTGGGCTCTATGGAGCGGAAGATCCTGTGACAGGGATTTTAGAGGTCGGGAAGGGGAGCACGCACTTTAACGTCTATCGTTTGAATATCAAAGAAGCGCGGGTATTGGATTTGACCAACCCTGATGTTGCGCAAACATTTAAATACGACGTCATCGCGAGTGCCGGCGATAAGGCAAAGGCGTATCCGGTGAGTCAAAGCATTGTGCAAAAGGCGCGAGCGATGGGCTATGACACGGTGAAGGTGCCGAGCGTAAAAGACGGCAAGACGAATTGGGTTGTGATCGACAATTTCGAGAACTTGGTAAAAGAAGTAACAACCCGGCCCGGCGTTATGGCTGTGACAGCGGCGCAGCAGGCCGAGGCGGTGGTCCGGACAGCCCGGCTGGGGCCGACTAATGCGGGGACGGCCAAATCGATTGTGATGGCGATGGGGGGCGGATTGCTGGTGGGCGGGATGGCGGGTGGTGCGCACGCGGCGACGGGAGAAAACAACAACGGGACGACCGCCGCGGAGCGCACGGCGCGAACGATGGGAACGTTGGGCATCGGTCCTATGATCGACCGGCTAAAAGGAGTGGATTGGGAAACCGCGACGGAAAAAACCTTGAACTTTGGCCGCGAAGTTGGGGCCATGGGCCAAAACGCGGCGATTGGCGTATGGCACTGGGGTGGGGACATGGTGGGTGACGTGGGGAAAATATCGCAGGCGCTATGGGAGGCCATCCGCCCCCAACCTGAACGGAGGTCAGCGGTTTCCCGTCTGGACGGGGCCAATGAACAAGTTAAAGCCGATCTAACCCCCTTGCCCATTTTGAATGTGGCGTCGAAGGTGGAACGAAAAGCGATTACGGCGGCGTCGGCCAATGTCCAACCCGCTGAGACTCTGGTGGGGACACCAGCCGTGAACCCGACGGCAAGCGTCGCACCCGCAAGCGTAGTGGAGAGTGATGTGGCGGCCACAGTCAAATCCGCCGCACCCATTGAAACCAAACCGTTAGACACCACACTAACGGCCGAAACACCGGAAAAGAAAGGATTCTTGGCGCGGATCAAGGAAACGGTTAGCTCGTATAAAGAAGATCTGAAAACGGTGATAGGTTTCGTAAAAGATGAAACCGTAGCGTTTTGCCAAGACACCGTCGGCGCGATGGTGGACACAAAAGAAAAAGTCGTCGACGTGGCGCAAAAGGTTGGGGACAAAGCCGAGGATGTTAAATTGAAAGTTTGGAACTTTGAATATGGTTTGACACAAGGGCTAACTGGCGACAGTCCGGTTAGCTTGATGTATGACGGTCAAAAGGGTGATTGGTTCCGAAATGACACAGCGGATTCACTCTATAAGGGTAATGAAGGGTTGAGGAATACAGGGAAAGCTGTAAGTGATTTAAGTGGAGCCAGCGCCAGCATTCTAAATGCCGGGTGGCAGTGGACGAAAAATATTAGTCTGAATACCACGGCCAACATCTACACGTCTGTTATGCATTACGGGGAAGATGTCTCCACGATAGCGGGTGCCACTGTTGGAGTGGTGAAAGATATCGGGGTTTATTCGGCTGATAAGGTTCGGGGCGGGGGAAACTGGTCGAAGGAGAAGGCGAGCATAGTTGCGGAGCCTTTCGCCAGGAACGTTTCGGCTTCCTTTAACGAAATGACCCGCGCTGATCCTGTGACGGCAAACAAGGTTGCTATTGGTATAGTGGCCAGCGTATTCAGTGGAGATATTTGGGATAAGCCACTTTCCTTCACTTTTGATGCAAGGGGGCCTGCCGTCGTAACAATCAATGGGATCCTTAATAGTTTCGATGATGCATCAAACCTGAACGGTGCTGTTAACGAAATGTTTGGGGTCAGATCATCTGCCATGATTTTCAATCAGTCACATACCAAGGGTCTCCAGGATGCACATCAAGTTGCATTCCATGAATTTTTCGGTGCGATTGATGCTCCTGCTGTTCAGGCCGCTATAGCAATCCGCCAAGGGATCAAAGAGAAGGGGGAAGTTTTTGTGGTGGCCCATAGCCAAGGCAGTGCCATTTTCGACGCTGCACTAGACCTGTTGGGGTCATCGGAGAAGGCTAGAATTCACTATTTGGGTTTAGGTTCAGAAAAGTATATCAGCGCCAAACAAGAAGGATTAGCCGATGCTAAGAACGTACGCAATGCGGGGGATATTGTCCCACTTCTTGGAAACACTGCGAGAGCATCGAATTGGTTGATTCCGACAGAATGGTCCCGGAAAATATTTACAGATTGGACAAACATTGATCGGAACGTTCCAGGGAATCGGCACGGGTTTGATCAGTTCTATAAGCAGGAAGTTAAACGATGGGCAAAGGAAATCTATCCGTGAAATACACATCCTTAAAGGTAGCCGCTTTAGCGTTAGGGATTCTCTCTGCGTGTTCGTCACATAAGTTTACAGATGTGAGTGGAGACCCCGCTTACGTATTAATGATGAATCGAGCTTTTGAAGTAAAGGTGGAGTTGGCAGTTTTTAAGACTGCCAAAGGTGACGATCAATTGCGTGTCAATATCCCTGGTTCGCCTGGGATACCGGCAACTCTCCCGAATGTATTTCCCTATGATGAAGGAGGGGTTTTTGTCGTCGGAAGTTTGCCCCAAGGGTCGGTTTTTAAGATCACCCGTGCTGTTCGGGTTCAATCTTTTGAAAATGATTATGTGGGTTATAAGGCAGTTGTGGTGAGCACGGGGCCTTTGCAGGGGAAGGAAGTAGATCCGACCGGGTTAACGGACCGAGGCGATATCCCCCACTTTAATCCGGCATATGTCAGCCCGGTAAATGGGGAATAAGGGGCCAACGATGAAATAGATTTTAATCATCCTATCCGGAATTCTGATCCTGCTATTTGCCTTGATGTGGGTAAATCGTAAATGGATAGCGAACTATTTTAGTCCAGAGAGCCGAGCAGAGGTCAATTTGGTAATGGCAGTTCGGTATCTTCAGGCAGGTAAAACCGACGATGCTCTGCGAAAGATCGGAGGCGCATTAAGCCTTAATCCAAATTCCGCTAAGGCCCATTACTATTTGGCAAAGGCCTACATGCAACAGGGCCAGCCCTTGGAAGCGGAAATCGGTGAATATAAGAAAACGATCGAATTGGATCCCACCTTTATGCGAGCACGTCATGATTTGACGGCGGCATATTTTGAACAAGGGAATTACGACGGGGCATTTCGTGAGGTTCAGAAGGTCTTGGAAATCGACCCAAACAATGCCGTAGGCCATAACAACATGGGTCGGGTCTATATGGCCAAAATGGATCGGAGTAAGGCGGAGGTCCACCTGAAGAAGGCTTTGGAGATTGAACCCGATTACGAATTCGCTCTTAATAATCTGGGGAACCTCTATTTCCTTGAAGGAAAATGGGAGCAAGCTAAAAATCATTTAACCAAGTCTTTATCGATTGACCCAAAGAATCCTGGGACCCACTTCTTCCTTGCACAGATCGCAGAGGAACAAATGGACACAGCAAAGGCAGTCGAGCACTGGCAAAGGGCAATCGAATACGGTCTAAAGGGTGTTGAATTGTCAAAGGCTAGGGAAAGAATAGAGGCTTTAAAGAAATAACCTAAATCTTTCGCGGTTGATTGCGCTAAAGGGGGCGTTCTGCCGGACGGAAACGATGAAAAGATTTTAAGCAAAACCGCCTACGAGCATTTGGTGGCGTTGGAATCCGTCGAGTTTGGGGGCTTAAGTCTACCCCACAATAAAGCAGTCAAAAAAGAGGAGAGGTGTATAAAATGAAACGATGGAAATTGTTGTCCGGTGCAGTTGTAGCAAGTTGTATTGCAATGGGTGTTCGTGCGGAAGACAAAATGGTCACGTAATTCGGCCAAGTAGAATTCTTCACATATTCGGATGCGTTTAAGAAGGCTGAGGAACATTGGGATAAAGTTATTGCCGCGGACACTGAGGATATTGATTCGTTTTTTGGTGGGTCAATTGCGAGCGATCAAAAGACCCAAGGTGGAGTTGCGGTGCGTGTTGGCGCGTTACTTGCGACACCAGTCAAGGGGGTCAGGGTGGGGGGAAGCCTGTAAACCGGGACGTCTTTAACTAATTAACTATTGACTGTCGGATTCGCGATTAGTATCTTAGGGGCATGCCCCGACAATCCCGTGTTAATATCCCAGGCCTTCTGTATCACATCATGGCGCGAGGCATCGAACGCAGGCCAATTTTCTCAGATAAAATCGACTACGATGATTTTTTAGAACGGTTGGAGAAGGGGCTGGAACAATGCCCTGGGCAATTATTGGGCTGGGCTCTGATGCCAAATCACTTTCACTTGCTTTTTCGGGCTGGGACTCGGGGGATTAGTGCGCTCATGCAACGGGTGATGACGGGGTATGCGGTTGCATTTAACCACAGACATGGGCGCGCTGGGCACCTTTTTCAGAATCGTTACAAGTCCATTGTCTGTGAAGAGGAAACATACCTCCTTGAGTTGGTCCGATACATCCACCTAAACCCCATCCGGGCAAAAATCGTTCGAAACATGGAAGAGTTAAAATCCTACCCTTACAGTGGCCATTCGGGACTTATGGGAACGCACAAGAGAAAATGGCAGGAAATAAATGAGGTCCTTCACCGTTTTTCAATGAAAGATTCCCCAGCTAAAAAACTTTATGAACGTTTTGTTGAGGATGGGATCAAGGCCGGGAGGCGCCCGGAATTAATGGGGGGAGGGTTACTAAGAAGTGCGGGGGGATTGGCGGGTCTACTGGGACGGTCTCGATCTGAGAGGGAAGCCTACGATGAGCGCGTTTTGGGAAGCGGTGGGTTTGTGGAAACCGTTCTTAAGGGGGTTGAGGGAGACGACAGGCGCCGGGCGGAATACCGGCGACAGGACCTTACTATAGAAACGTTGGCGGAAAGGGTGGCAAGCGAAGAAGGCATTAATGCCACAAGCCTGTTTGAGCGAGGGCGTCAGGACGCCGTCTCACGGGGAAAGGCTTTGTTAATTTATCTGGGAGTTGAATATTTAGGAATGGCCTCACGCGAAATGGCCAAACTGACCCAAATGTCAGACCCCGCTGCTAGCAAAGCCCGGGCGCGTGGGGCTTTGCTTTGGGAAACAAGTGGCCTTAAAGAACAACCTAAAGTTAATTAGTTAAAGACGTCCCGTTATGAGGTTTATGCTCCCTTCAGGGCCGGTCCCTTTGGGGTACAGCACCCTCGCTTTCCCTTGTGACCCCATCCTCTCCCGCGAGCGAGAGAGGGAACTCTTCTTTGTTCCCCATCAGGGTCCCGCTAAAAATCCCACAAAATCCTGGATGCAAGATTTCCTTCATGGGGGAAAATAGCTTGCGTGAAAACCGCGGCTAATTTCATCAAACAAAAGATTGAGCCATTAAGTAAAATAGTGCCACTTCGTTTTAAAATGGAGGAAAGACAATGATTCAGATGGAATTCACGGAAGAAGAGTATCGGAAACTCTGCGAGGTGGTGTATGTGGCGGATTGGGTGGCCACGTCGTTAAAAGCGGATGCCCATGAAACGAGCCCGTATCATTCGCTCGACCAAAAGATTCTTGGGCGGGCGGCCGCGGCGAGGTGTGGGGATTTGGTGGATTACGATTCTGAATTGAAAACCTTTTTCCCTTCGCCTGAACTGGATGAAAAGTGTGAGCCCGTTATTCGGGAGTTCGAAAGTGACCTGTTTTGGGAAGAGCTAACGAATCGAATGGCCGAAAGGGACATAAAACAGGGGGGAGAGTGTTTGAGTGAGGGAGACGCCAATTTAGAAAAACGGTTTGATGCTCTTGATAAAAAAGAAGAATATTATAATCAAGAGTTTTCTCAACACGGAATTGAACGGTTAACAATCGCTAAACCTTAGGGCTTTTTATACGGATCGAAAAGGAGATCATTCTTCATGAAGATAGTGCGTTCGAGCGGAAAGGCTCCAAATGAGAAATTGTTTCATCACCTCGCTCAGAAAGATTTTTCTTCTGAAACGGAAATGAAGAAATATCTTAACACCCTCATTGGAAAAAACTTAGACGACTTGGGTGGGAATGAAGGGAAAACCCCTTTAGACGAAGCTCAATTTCTTATTTACGACGCCTGGGAAGAAGCGGAATCAAAAAAACGCCTGGCGTTGGCGAATAAAGCTCTCGAAATATCTCCTGATTGTTCGGACGCCTATAATCTTTTGGCGGAAGAATCAGCCTCCTCCCCGAAAGAAGCTCTTGACCTCTATCAAGAAGGGGTCGCGGCTGGGAAACGTGTTTTGGGAGAAAAGAATTTTCGAGAAAACAAAGGACGTTTTTGGGGAATGCACGAAACCCGGCCCTACATGCGGTCACTGGCCGGAAAAGCTAAAACGTATTTTGAAATTGGGGATCCCGACCAAGGCTTCGCAATTTATTACGAAATGTTGGACTTAAATCCGGGCGATAACCAAGGGATCCGTTATGAATTATTGGCCCGTCATGGGGACCGATTGGAATTTGATGCCATGGTGGCCCTATTAAATAGATACCCCAATGATTGTGAGGCAAATTGGGTTTTTACCATCCCTCTTTTGTCATTCCAAAAAGAAGGGGATTCCTTAAGATCCAAAGAACAGCTTCATTTCGCTATCAATCACAATCCTCGGGTGGCGGACTACTTGTTGGGACGAAAAGATCTTCCGGCCGATATTCCAGATCAAATCCAATTGGGTGGGGATTCCGAAGCCCAGGCCTATGGGGTAAAATTTCTTTCGCTATGGAACAAAGTCAATGGTGCGCTCGAGTGGCTGGAAGGCCAAGAAGAGATATTTCGCCAAAAAAAAGGTGCTGGCCGATTAAATCGGAACGATCCTTGTTTGTGCGGGTCCGGACGCAAACAAAAGAAATGTTGCGGGGTGTGAAATTCCTAATCAAAAATGAAACGGGGACAGGATTAGGCCCAATAATCCGTAAACGGCTCCTTGCATCACATTGATGACGGGGTTTAAAAGGCCCGTGAAGATGAGGAGAATCAAGACAAAAAAACCGTAACGTTCGAACTGAAAGAATTTCACCCGGGCTTCAATGGGGAGAAATTCAGCCAAGACCTTAGATCCATCCAGGGGGGGAATGGGGATCAAATTGAAGGCGGCCAAAATAACGTTGATTTTAACGGCCACGGTAAGGGCCAGGGCGATGGGGGGGATCCCTCGAATCATTGAGAACTCGAGCAGGAGGGCGGCGGCAAAGGCGATGATGAAATTGGCCGTGACCCCCGCCAAGGACACGGCAATCAGGCCGAACCGGGTTCGGCGCAGGTAACCGTAGTTGATCGGCACGGGGCGTGCCCAACCAAACCCCGCCACAAAAAGCATGAGGAGCCCAATCGGATCAATGTGAGGCATGGGGTTCGCCGTTAAACGACCCTCCTCCTCCGCCAGAGTGTCGCCGAAGAGTTTCGCCACCCATCCGTGGGCCACTTCGTGGGCAATAATGGAATAGAGAAGTAAAACCGCCAACACCACAAACGCCAAAGGGTCTCTGGTCAATAACGAGATCAATCCCATATGAGAATCCTCCCCGGTCTAAACCGGAATAATAACTATACCGCTTCCTGGTTCTGAGCGATCAGCCCTGAAATAAAAAATTCACGGGATCAAAGATTCAAGGTGTTCATTTCTTGGGCGCATTTTTCAACAAAAAGAATGCCATGGGGACTATCATTCCATGGAATTATCGTCGCGCTTCAACGGGGATCATAGGACATTGTTGCGTGAAGGGAAATAGAATCTCACCAGGGAAAAACGGCAATACTCCTTTTATGAAGAATGTTTAGGTGATCTCACTTTGGCAAGAGTCAGGTGTCATAAACGAGAGGGTTGTGAATTGCATAGTATTTATATGATATAAAAAATAAGATTGACTTATTTCGCAACTCTGATAGAATAACAGCGATTTCGTGGTGGCATTGCTTGTAACCCTTGCCTTTCATCGCCGTCTCGAATTCCAGCTCACACGAAATTCTTTCTCGTTTGATTCATCTCTGCGGTGATGAATCAGTATCCTTTGTGGGGCATAACCGTAAATATTAATTGTCAAATGAGAGGATTAACATGAAAAAGGTATTGTATTTCAATCGAAATTCAAAAGCATTTGTTTTGTGTGCCGCTTTATTTTTGACCCTCTTTTTTGTCTCTGCGGGTAGAACGGAGGAAATGCCTGTCGGAAAAAAAGTTAAATTTTACATGAAATCCGGGGCTCAACTTCAGGGTGTCATCAAATCATCTGACCAAAATGCTGCTGTATTTATGAACGGGAAAGAAGAAAAGGTCATCTCTTATTCTGATGTTGAAAGGGTGGTGGTCTTGTCGGACCAACGCCCAGTCCCGGTAGCAACGGAGAAACCTGGTGATAGAAGTCGGCGTTCCATTCATCGAATCACACCTCTTTCCGTTTTTATTGGAGCGGGCGGTGAATCCGGTGGAGTCGAGATCTGTGCCTATGAATTTATTGGTCAGAATGGGTTGGGTGTAAGGGTTACGCCCTTGAGTGTCTACGGGTTTTCAAAAGAAATACAGACTACCCGTATTTACTCCAGTTACTACGGATATTCCAGTTTTACCACCCAAGACACCGCTGAAGGATATTACTGGGCCCCCGTATAGTTCAGGGCCTATGGCCGGAACTTTTCGACTGGCGCTTGGCCGTACATCGGAGGAGCCTTGGCATATCATGGTTTTGACGATGTGTCTACCGGACAGTCCGCTGATGATGTTCAAACATCAGTTCGACCTGCCCTTGATTTTGGTCTGGATTTCGGAGGCCGAGTGGTTCGCGGGAACATTGGAGGAAAGGCCTTTTTCGGTCAGGGGGGAAATGATAAAACTCTTTTTCTATTCAGTTTGGGGTTAAGCATTGGTTGGAGAGGGTAGATCTTTGATGACGCATTACACATGCAGGAAGGGGGCAATATGAGAAAGGTATTCGGTGGAGTTTTGAGTATTATTGTTTTTTTGAATGGCGGAGTTGGGTCGACTGTATTTGGGGCGGAGGGTGGTGGGGCTTCGACCCCTGTTGTTGAATATGAGAATTCCGTGCAAAAAATAGCACCAATGAAAGATACTCAAGGTGAAATTGTTTGGCGAGAACGTCTTGATAATGTCAAGGGCCAAAGAAATGCTCTTTGGTTCTTTGGAGTAGGAACAACTGTTGCGGGTGTTGTCGTTATGGCAAGTGGAATCAAAGATGTCAATGACGCTGAGGAAATCCCCGGTTGCTATAAAAGTGGTACAACGATTATTTGTAATAACTCTGAGAGCACGTCCCAAGCTCAAGATAAGTTAGACAAGGGGGAAACCAAGACGGCTATCGGAGGAGTTGCCACTCTTGCCGGTGCTGGTCTTATCGTTTGGGGCGTCTTCCGCGGGGCCAAAGCCCGACGCTTAACGAGAGAGGGAGTGAACAAAGGGTATTCCGTTGATGTCCGACCAAATCGCGATGGAATGGCACTCGTTTTAAATCGGTCTTTTTAGCAATTGAAGGTTGCTTTCGTTTCCGCTAACAGGGAACATTTGCCCGACCCGGTCGTTCCTCTGGGGGTGCTTTCTATTATATCCGCAACCCCAGATTCTCATGAAAAGATATTTGTAGATCTGTGTTTTGTCGAAGATCCCGTCACTGAAATTCGGGAGAAACTATCCGGGTTTTCTCCCGATGTCGTGGCGGTGGGAATACGGAACCTCCAAAGCAACGAATATTCGGCGGAGGGGGTAAATAGTAACCAACGATATTATGAAAGCATTTTTAATGCAATAAAGAATTGCACCACCTGCCCCCTCGTTGTTGGAGGGGGTGGGTTCAGTGTGGCGCCGGAAAGGTTAATGCAGTTGTTGAAACCTGATTTCGGAATTTTGGGTGAAGGGGAAATCTCTTTTCCCACTTTGCTTAATTCCTTGGAACGCGGAGATCGACCCGAGAAAGATGTTCCGGGACTCTGGCATTTCACGGAACAGGGGCTGGAGTGTACGCATCCTTCGTCGGTCCCGGTAGATATCAACTCTGTCCCTTATCCCCAGCGCAACCAAATAGATCAGCGCTATTTCGCGAGCGGAATTGATTCGATTCAAACGAAGCGGGGATGTTCTCTTTCCTGCGATTATTGCACCTACCCATTAATTGAAGGTCGTTCTTATCGGTTAAAAG
It contains:
- a CDS encoding RES family NAD+ phosphorylase — protein: METRTRVVANLEAAGAVRVEVSVDFGKEGIALGEVLPALRQEVKAAGVSYGNKASLDPFMAHSGVLKPAKGAVKSSTAELGEEAGEILIYSARRSLDDANNYRAVNRAKLWKNAENNRFYAGLYGAEDPVTGILEVGKGSTHFNVYRLNIKEARVLDLTNPDVAQTFKYDVIASAGDKAKAYPVSQSIVQKARAMGYDTVKVPSVKDGKTNWVVIDNFENLVKEVTTRPGVMAVTAAQQAEAVVRTARLGPTNAGTAKSIVMAMGGGLLVGGMAGGAHAATGENNNGTTAAERTARTMGTLGIGPMIDRLKGVDWETATEKTLNFGREVGAMGQNAAIGVWHWGGDMVGDVGKISQALWEAIRPQPERRSAVSRLDGANEQVKADLTPLPILNVASKVERKAITAASANVQPAETLVGTPAVNPTASVAPASVVESDVAATVKSAAPIETKPLDTTLTAETPEKKGFLARIKETVSSYKEDLKTVIGFVKDETVAFCQDTVGAMVDTKEKVVDVAQKVGDKAEDVKLKVWNFEYGLTQGLTGDSPVSLMYDGQKGDWFRNDTADSLYKGNEGLRNTGKAVSDLSGASASILNAGWQWTKNISLNTTANIYTSVMHYGEDVSTIAGATVGVVKDIGVYSADKVRGGGNWSKEKASIVAEPFARNVSASFNEMTRADPVTANKVAIGIVASVFSGDIWDKPLSFTFDARGPAVVTINGILNSFDDASNLNGAVNEMFGVRSSAMIFNQSHTKGLQDAHQVAFHEFFGAIDAPAVQAAIAIRQGIKEKGEVFVVAHSQGSAIFDAALDLLGSSEKARIHYLGLGSEKYISAKQEGLADAKNVRNAGDIVPLLGNTARASNWLIPTEWSRKIFTDWTNIDRNVPGNRHGFDQFYKQEVKRWAKEIYP
- a CDS encoding tetratricopeptide repeat protein: MWVNRKWIANYFSPESRAEVNLVMAVRYLQAGKTDDALRKIGGALSLNPNSAKAHYYLAKAYMQQGQPLEAEIGEYKKTIELDPTFMRARHDLTAAYFEQGNYDGAFREVQKVLEIDPNNAVGHNNMGRVYMAKMDRSKAEVHLKKALEIEPDYEFALNNLGNLYFLEGKWEQAKNHLTKSLSIDPKNPGTHFFLAQIAEEQMDTAKAVEHWQRAIEYGLKGVELSKARERIEALKK
- a CDS encoding transposase, with product MPRQSRVNIPGLLYHIMARGIERRPIFSDKIDYDDFLERLEKGLEQCPGQLLGWALMPNHFHLLFRAGTRGISALMQRVMTGYAVAFNHRHGRAGHLFQNRYKSIVCEEETYLLELVRYIHLNPIRAKIVRNMEELKSYPYSGHSGLMGTHKRKWQEINEVLHRFSMKDSPAKKLYERFVEDGIKAGRRPELMGGGLLRSAGGLAGLLGRSRSEREAYDERVLGSGGFVETVLKGVEGDDRRRAEYRRQDLTIETLAERVASEEGINATSLFERGRQDAVSRGKALLIYLGVEYLGMASREMAKLTQMSDPAASKARARGALLWETSGLKEQPKVN
- a CDS encoding SEC-C domain-containing protein produces the protein MKIVRSSGKAPNEKLFHHLAQKDFSSETEMKKYLNTLIGKNLDDLGGNEGKTPLDEAQFLIYDAWEEAESKKRLALANKALEISPDCSDAYNLLAEESASSPKEALDLYQEGVAAGKRVLGEKNFRENKGRFWGMHETRPYMRSLAGKAKTYFEIGDPDQGFAIYYEMLDLNPGDNQGIRYELLARHGDRLEFDAMVALLNRYPNDCEANWVFTIPLLSFQKEGDSLRSKEQLHFAINHNPRVADYLLGRKDLPADIPDQIQLGGDSEAQAYGVKFLSLWNKVNGALEWLEGQEEIFRQKKGAGRLNRNDPCLCGSGRKQKKCCGV
- a CDS encoding site-2 protease family protein produces the protein MGLISLLTRDPLAFVVLAVLLLYSIIAHEVAHGWVAKLFGDTLAEEEGRLTANPMPHIDPIGLLMLFVAGFGWARPVPINYGYLRRTRFGLIAVSLAGVTANFIIAFAAALLLEFSMIRGIPPIALALTVAVKINVILAAFNLIPIPPLDGSKVLAEFLPIEARVKFFQFERYGFFVLILLIFTGLLNPVINVMQGAVYGLLGLILSPFHF